A single Melopsittacus undulatus isolate bMelUnd1 chromosome 11, bMelUnd1.mat.Z, whole genome shotgun sequence DNA region contains:
- the SURF2 gene encoding surfeit locus protein 2 isoform X3, which yields MVPAPEVGGAVLAWRSGRHLRAVGLTCPRRSGSSCGSTRCSAPCSRAGWGPLGRVRCRLTGHEMPCRLSDLQTYTNGKKYQRLIKTAREFDYSMFEPHIVPSTKNLHQLFCKLTLRHINKYPEQVLSHVQGRRYQKALKTSALFPRKSPAAPQTTKGSDDFAKDSEKDGTKQNGDMNREGGGSTDDSRASGNKRGKKQSGPLKKKFKSLHRKPKNLKKAANGK from the exons ATGGTTCCGGCACCGGAAGTGGGGGGGGCAGTCCTGGCATGGCGGAGCGGGCGGCACCTGCGGGCGGTGGGGTTGACGTGCCCGAGGCGGAGCGGCTCTTCCTGCGGCAGCACCCGCTGCTCAGCCCCGTGCAGCCGGGCCGGGTGGGGCCCTCTCGGACGG GTGCGGTGCAGGCTGACAGGACACGAGATGCCGTGCCGGCTGTCCGACCTGCAGACTTACACTAATGGCAAGAAGTATCAGCGGCTGATAAAGACAGCCAGAGAGTTTGACTACAGCATGTTTGAGCCCCATATAGTGCCCAGCACAAAGAACCT ACACCAGCTGTTTTGCAAGCTGACTCTCAGGCACATCAACAAGTACCCAGAGCAAGTGCTGTCTCATGTCCAGGGGAGGCGCTACCAGAAGGCCCTAAAAACGT CTGCACTCTTTCCAAGAAAAAGTCCAGCGGCTCCACAAACCACAAAGGGCAGCGATGACTTTGCAAAAGACAGCGAGAAGGATGGGACCAAGCAGAATGGTGACATGAACAGAGAGGGTGGTGGAAGCACAGATGACAGCAGAGCCAGTGGCAACAAACGGGGAAAG AAACAGTCAGGCcctttaaagaagaaattcaagaGTCTTCATCGAAAACCCAAGAACTTGAAGAAAGCAGCCAATGGCAAATAA
- the MED22 gene encoding mediator of RNA polymerase II transcription subunit 22 isoform X2 translates to MAQARALPQSKETLLQSYNKRLRDDVKSIMDNFTEIVKTAKIEDETQVSRATQGEQDNYEMHVRAANIVRAGESLMKLVSDLKQFLILNDFPSVNEAINQRNQQLRSLQEECDKKLIALRDEISIDLYELEEEYYSSRYK, encoded by the exons ATGGCGCAGGCGCGTGCGCTGCCGCAGAGCAAGGAGACGCTGCTGCAGTCGTACAACAAACGGCTCCGCGATGACGTTAAGTCCATCATGGACAACTTCACCGAGATCGTCAAGACCGCCAAG ATTGAAGATGAAACTCAAGTCTCCCGAGCAACGCAGGGTGAACAGGATAACTACGAGATGCACGTCAGAGCGGCCAACATC GTCCGAGCTGGTGAGTCCCTGATGAAACTTGTGTCTGACCTGAAGCAGTTTTTGATCCTCAATGATTTTCCCTCTGTGAATGAAGCTATCAACCAGCGCAACCAGCAGCTGAGAAGCTTGCAGGAGGAATGTGACAAGAAATTGATTGCACTGCGGGATGAAATCTCCATTGACCTGTATGAACTAGAAGAAGAATATTACTCTTCCAGGTACAAATAG
- the SURF2 gene encoding surfeit locus protein 2 isoform X2: protein MAERAAPAGGGVDVPEAERLFLRQHPLLSPVQPGRVRCRLTGHEMPCRLSDLQTYTNGKKYQRLIKTAREFDYSMFEPHIVPSTKNLHQLFCKLTLRHINKYPEQVLSHVQGRRYQKALKTYEECQKEGVEYIPACLRQKQRRTQHSDDQMNRSRQPYRKEEFWEPQSSDENGEETDDSMSDLYPSALFPRKSPAAPQTTKGSDDFAKDSEKDGTKQNGDMNREGGGSTDDSRASGNKRGKKQSGPLKKKFKSLHRKPKNLKKAANGK from the exons ATGGCGGAGCGGGCGGCACCTGCGGGCGGTGGGGTTGACGTGCCCGAGGCGGAGCGGCTCTTCCTGCGGCAGCACCCGCTGCTCAGCCCCGTGCAGCCGGGCCGG GTGCGGTGCAGGCTGACAGGACACGAGATGCCGTGCCGGCTGTCCGACCTGCAGACTTACACTAATGGCAAGAAGTATCAGCGGCTGATAAAGACAGCCAGAGAGTTTGACTACAGCATGTTTGAGCCCCATATAGTGCCCAGCACAAAGAACCT ACACCAGCTGTTTTGCAAGCTGACTCTCAGGCACATCAACAAGTACCCAGAGCAAGTGCTGTCTCATGTCCAGGGGAGGCGCTACCAGAAGGCCCTAAAAACGT ATGAGGAGTGCCAGAAGGAAGGAGTGGAGTACATCCCAGCGTGCCTGCGACAGAAGCAGCGGCGGACGCAGCACTCTGATGACCAAATGAACAGGAGCAGGCAGCCGTACAGAAAAGAGGAATTCTGGGAGCCACAGTCCAGCGATGAGAATGGAGAGGAGACAGATGATAGCATGAGTGACCTGTACCCAT CTGCACTCTTTCCAAGAAAAAGTCCAGCGGCTCCACAAACCACAAAGGGCAGCGATGACTTTGCAAAAGACAGCGAGAAGGATGGGACCAAGCAGAATGGTGACATGAACAGAGAGGGTGGTGGAAGCACAGATGACAGCAGAGCCAGTGGCAACAAACGGGGAAAG AAACAGTCAGGCcctttaaagaagaaattcaagaGTCTTCATCGAAAACCCAAGAACTTGAAGAAAGCAGCCAATGGCAAATAA
- the SURF2 gene encoding surfeit locus protein 2 isoform X1, with protein MVPAPEVGGAVLAWRSGRHLRAVGLTCPRRSGSSCGSTRCSAPCSRAGWGPLGRVRCRLTGHEMPCRLSDLQTYTNGKKYQRLIKTAREFDYSMFEPHIVPSTKNLHQLFCKLTLRHINKYPEQVLSHVQGRRYQKALKTYEECQKEGVEYIPACLRQKQRRTQHSDDQMNRSRQPYRKEEFWEPQSSDENGEETDDSMSDLYPSALFPRKSPAAPQTTKGSDDFAKDSEKDGTKQNGDMNREGGGSTDDSRASGNKRGKKQSGPLKKKFKSLHRKPKNLKKAANGK; from the exons ATGGTTCCGGCACCGGAAGTGGGGGGGGCAGTCCTGGCATGGCGGAGCGGGCGGCACCTGCGGGCGGTGGGGTTGACGTGCCCGAGGCGGAGCGGCTCTTCCTGCGGCAGCACCCGCTGCTCAGCCCCGTGCAGCCGGGCCGGGTGGGGCCCTCTCGGACGG GTGCGGTGCAGGCTGACAGGACACGAGATGCCGTGCCGGCTGTCCGACCTGCAGACTTACACTAATGGCAAGAAGTATCAGCGGCTGATAAAGACAGCCAGAGAGTTTGACTACAGCATGTTTGAGCCCCATATAGTGCCCAGCACAAAGAACCT ACACCAGCTGTTTTGCAAGCTGACTCTCAGGCACATCAACAAGTACCCAGAGCAAGTGCTGTCTCATGTCCAGGGGAGGCGCTACCAGAAGGCCCTAAAAACGT ATGAGGAGTGCCAGAAGGAAGGAGTGGAGTACATCCCAGCGTGCCTGCGACAGAAGCAGCGGCGGACGCAGCACTCTGATGACCAAATGAACAGGAGCAGGCAGCCGTACAGAAAAGAGGAATTCTGGGAGCCACAGTCCAGCGATGAGAATGGAGAGGAGACAGATGATAGCATGAGTGACCTGTACCCAT CTGCACTCTTTCCAAGAAAAAGTCCAGCGGCTCCACAAACCACAAAGGGCAGCGATGACTTTGCAAAAGACAGCGAGAAGGATGGGACCAAGCAGAATGGTGACATGAACAGAGAGGGTGGTGGAAGCACAGATGACAGCAGAGCCAGTGGCAACAAACGGGGAAAG AAACAGTCAGGCcctttaaagaagaaattcaagaGTCTTCATCGAAAACCCAAGAACTTGAAGAAAGCAGCCAATGGCAAATAA
- the SURF4 gene encoding surfeit locus protein 4 encodes MGQSDIMSTAEDFVDQFLRVTKQYLPHVARLCLISTFLEDGIRMWFQWSEQRDYIDGTWNCGYFLASIFVFINLFGQLSGCILVLSRNFVQYACFGLFGIIALQTIAYSILWDLKFLMRNLALGGGLLLLLAESRSEGKSMFAGVPTMRESSPKQYMQLGGRVLLVLMFMTLLHFDMNFFSILQNIVGTALIILVAIGFKTKLAALTLVIWLFGINIYFNAFWTVPAYKPMHDFLKYDFFQTMSVIGGLLLVVALGPGGVSMDEKKKEW; translated from the exons ATGGGCCAGAGCGACATCATGAGCACCGCCGAGGATTTCGTGGACCAG TTCCTGAGGGTGACGAAGCAATACCTGCCCCACGTGGCCCGCCTGTGCCTGATCAGCACCTTCCTGGAGGATGGCATCCGCATGTGGTTCCAGTGGAGCGAACAGAGGGATTACATTGATGGCACATGGAACTGTGGCTATTTCCTGGCCTCCATCTTTGTGTTCATAAATCTCTTTGGACAGCTAA GCGGCTGCATCCTGGTGCTGAGTAGGAACTTTGTGCAATATGCCTGCTTTGGACTGTTTGGAATTATAGCATTACAG ACTATTGCATACAGCATTCTATGGGACCTGAAGTTCTTGATGAG GAACCTGGCCCTTGGGGgaggtttgctgctgcttttggccGAGTCACGCTCAGAGGGGAAAAGCATGTTTGCTGGTGTCCCCACCATGCGGGAAAGCTCCCCAAAGCAGTACATGCAGCTGGGGGGCCGTGTGCTGCTGGTCCTCATGTTCATGACACTGCTACATTTTGATATGAACTTCTTTTCT attCTGCAGAACATTGTGGGCACAGCGCTGATTATCTTGGTAGCAATTGGCTTCAAGACTAAGCTGGCTGCCTTGACTCTAGTCATCTGGCTGTTTGGCATCAATATCTACTTCAATGCCTTCTGGACCGTCCCAGCCTACAAGCCCATGCACGACTTCCTCAAATACGATTTCTTCCAGACCATGTCTGTCATTGGAGGCCTCCTTCTTGTGGTTGCACTGGGTCCTGGTGGAGTCTCCatggatgagaagaaaaaagagtggTAA
- the SURF1 gene encoding surfeit locus protein 1, producing the protein MATGKLLLRAGPLVLRERRGRISHCLIRRTFFGYPLTKAGSGLVRQTKDVFLRFYRPQSSTTAADAPGEDTLLKWGLLLVPLTTFCLGTWQVQRRKWKLDLIAQLASRITSEPIPLTLDPMELKELEYRPVKVRGHFDHSKELYILPRSLVEPEREARAATRLMSHLENGANVITPFYCTDLGVTILVNRGFVPKKKLKPETRLKGQIEDEIDLIGVVRLSETRKPFVPENNIEKNRWHYRDLQAMAEVTGAEPIFLDADFRSTVPGGPIGGQTRVSLRNEHMQYIITWYGLCAATAFLWYRKFVQKIPL; encoded by the exons ATGGCGAcggggaagctgctgctgcgCGCGGGGCCGCTCGTGCTGCGGGAGCGCCGAGGGCGG ATATCACACTGCTTGATCAGAAGAACTTTTTTTGGATATCCCCTAACTAAAGCAGGTTCTGGTCTGGTCCGGCAGACTAAAG ATGTTTTTTTGAGGTTCTACAGACCACAGAGTTCTACAACAGCTGCTGATGCACCTGGAGAAGATACCTTACTCAAATGGGGTCTTCTCCTGGTCCCTCTGACCACATTCTGTCTCGGCACATGGCAG GTTCAGCGACGAAAGTGGAAATTAGATTTGATTGCACAACTGGCATCAAGAATTACATCAGAGCCCATCCCTCTGACATTAGA CCCCATGGAATTGAAGGAGTTGGAGTACAGACCCGTAAAGGTCCGGGGACATTTTGACCACTCCAAGGAGCTCTATATTTTGCCACGATCACTTGTGGAACCCGAGCGAGAAGCCAGAGCAGCCACGCGGCTCATGTCCCACCTGGAGAATGGTGCAAATGTCATTACTCCTTTCTACTGCACAGACCTGGG GGTCACGATTTTAGTCAACCGAGGATTTGTAcctaaaaagaaattgaaaccGGAGACGAGGCTGAAGGGACAG ATTGAAGATGAAATTGATCTCATTGGAGTGGTGAGATTATCAGAAACCCGAAAACCTTTTGTGCCTGAAAACAACATTGAGAAAAACCGCTGGCACTACAGGGACCTGCAGGCTATGGCAGAGGTGACAGGTGCTGAGCCCATCTTTCTCGATGCTGACTTCA GAAGCACAGTTCCCGGAGGGCCCATTGGAGGCCAGACACGAGTGAGTCTGAGAAACGAGCACATGCAGTACATCATTACCTG GTACGGCTTATGTGCTGCAACTGCATTCCTGTGGTACAGAAAATTTGTACAGAAGATACCTCTATGA
- the STKLD1 gene encoding serine/threonine kinase-like domain-containing protein STKLD1: protein MDKYEVLEQLQPGALGTMLVAELKTEKGVEKKYIIKQVQCIKEKQANEALKEAMNLLKLHHSNICTYKESFVAWDNKVSCLFLYLVMQHSGQGDLSSVIKEKRQKSEKITDMVILNFLGQMVDALFYIHKQNIFHRNLKPSNILVTGEASFMLSDFSTETLMTDEMKWKIRVEENSKSWMAPETFDFIFTEKSDIWSLGCILLEMMTCFILNGEEITSLLQDIRQDTSRLEGVQTVMQNGDNSSLTLFPVLFMMLQIQPSMRATAEDLTDVPFIRDYLIVAGAPSVKLKTSLPPKIVDVLLEGGIENVLETMQAFWNIELVQMKAIQHLVSFIRDKSAFPYLLMVTELIIFAMKTHVDSLKLQVDGCILLLEILNPALELDVMMALGENSISSLLDIVRKHSESEELLSLVYTLLMILSASEVIAENLWELGVIPDLLSVLRNFIHNENICLPCCGVLWSLAVSETNIDRALLGSAVPVVFEVLQEHIQNGAIAESACSALWALSLQGCLTENEYEPTTALLLDMLRLNPGRPVLVKNACLALASLLRLSETAALRLIMDSKGSGINLIKDAYCLHFDDPEVVENICILINEMTQYEDIVLDMLSQKMEELLSEIKCRFPSSMEIMTLVDATLLRLQK from the exons ATGGACAAGTACGAG gtgctggagcagctccagcctggggCACTGGGCACAATGCTTGTAGCTGaattgaaaactgaaaagggTGTGGAGAAGAAATACATAATAAAGCAG GTGCAGTGcattaaagaaaagcaagcaaatgagGCCTTGAAGGAG GCAATGAATTTGTTAAAACTTCATCATTCAAACATCTGTACTTACAAGGAATCATTTGTGGCTTGGGATAATAAG GTGTCATGTCTGTTCCTTTATCTGGTAATGCAGCACTCGGGCCAAGGAGATCTTTCATCTGTCAtcaaggaaaaaaggcagaagtcagaaaaaataacagacatg GTGATTCTGAATTTCCTGGGACAGATGGTGGATGCTTTGTTTTATATacacaaacaaaatattttccacag AAATCTCAAGCCGTCAAACATACTTGTGACTGGTGAAGCATCCTTCATGCTTAGCGACTTCAGTACAGAAACACTTATGACAGATgagatgaaatggaaaataagagTAGAAGAAA ATAGCAAGTCTTGGATGGCTCCGGaaacatttgattttatttttactgagaAATCTGACATCTGGTCTCTAGGTTGTATTCTACTCGAAATGATGACCTGCTTTATTCTGAAT GGAGAAGAGATAACTTCGTTACTGCAGGATATTAGACAGGATACAAGCCGCCTTGAGGGAGTTCAGACAGTAATGCAGAATGGAGATAACAGCTCTTTGActttatttccagttttatttatgATGCTACAGATTCAGCCCAGCATGAGAGCCACAGCAGA AGATCTGACTGATGTTCCATTTATTAGGGACTACCTGATTGTTGCTGGTGCACCTtcagtaaaactgaaaacatcttTGCCTCCCAAAATAGTAGATGTGCTCCTTGAGGGAGGAATTGAAAATGTCCTAG AAACCATGCAGGCTTTCTGGAATATAGAGTTAGTACAGATGAAAGCCATTCAGCACCTCGTGAGCTTCATAAGAGATAAAAGTG CTTTTCCCTATCTGCTCATGGTCACAGAATTGATCATTTTTGCCATGAAGACTCATGTAGATTCTCTCAAGTTACAAGTAGACGGTTGCATTTTATTGCTTGAAATTCTTAATCCAG CTCTAGAACTGGATGTGATGATGGCCCTGGGTGAGAATTCAATCAGTTCTCTGTTAGACATAGTGAGAAAACACTCTGAAAGTGAAGAGTTACTTTCATTGGTCTACACATTATTGATGATACTTTCAGCCAGCG aagtcATTGCAGAGAATCTGTGGGAACTCGGGGTAATTCCAGACCTTCTGTCAGTTTTAAGAAATTTTATTCATAATGAAAATATCTGCCTCCCTTGCTGTGGGGTTCTCTGGAGCCTGGCTGTGAGTG AGACTAACATAGACCGAGcattgctgggaagtgctgtccCTGTTGTCTTTGAGGTCCTTCAAGAGCACATCCAGAATGGAGCCATTGCAGAGTCTGCTTGCTCGGCTCTATGGGCATTGTCACTCCAAG GTTGCTTAACTGAAAATGAGTATGAGCCCACAACAGCACTTCTGCTGGATATGCTCAGACTGAACCCAGGAAGACCAGTGCTGGTGAAGAATGCCTGCCTGGCACTAGCAAGCCTTCTAAGGCTATCCG aaacagcagctttgaGACTTATAATGGATTCAAAAGGCAGTGGAATAAACCTGATCAAAGATGCCTACTGCCTTCACTTCGATGATCCAGAAGTAGTCGAAAATATCTGTATACTGATTAATGAGATGACTCAGTATG AGGATATTGTGCTGGATATGCTGTCCCAGAAAATGGAAGAACTactgtctgaaataaaatgccGATTTCCATCTAGCATG GAGATAATGACCCTTGTGGATGCCACACTTTTGAGGCTCCAGAAGTGA
- the RPL7A gene encoding large ribosomal subunit protein eL8 has product MPKGKKAKGKKVAPAPAVVKKQEAKKVVNPLFEKRPKNFGIGQDIQPKRDLTRFVKWPRYIRLQRQRSILYKRLKVPPAINQFTQALDRQTATQLLKLAHKYRPENKQEKKQRLLARAEQKAAGKGDAPTKRPPVLRAGINSVTTLVENKKAQLVVIAHDVDPIELVVFLPALCRKMGVPYCIIKGKARLGRLVHRKTCTSIAFTQVNPEDKGALAKLVEAVKTNYNDRYDEIRRHWGGNVLGPKSVARIAKLEKAKAKELATKLG; this is encoded by the exons ATG CCGAAAGGAAAGAAGGCAAAGGGCAAGAAGGTGGCACCAGCCCCTGCTGTAGTCAAGAAGCAGGAGGCCAAAAAAGTTGTCAATCCCCTCTTTGAGAAGAGGCCCAAGAACTTTGGCATTG GACAGGATATCCAGCCAAAGCGGGACCTCACGCGTTTTGTAAAATGGCCACGCTACATCAGGCTGCAGCGCCAGAGGTCCATCCTTTACAAGCGCTTGAAGGTGCCTCCTGCCATTAACCAGTTCACTCAGGCTTTGGACCGCCAGACAG CTACGCAGCTTCTGAAGCTGGCACACAAATACAGGCCAGAAAACAAGCAAGAGAagaagcagaggctgctggctCGTGCTGagcagaaagctgcaggaaaGGGAGATGCTCCAACTAAGCGGCCACCAGTTCTTCGAGCAG GTATTAATAGTGTCACAACTCTGGTGGAGAACAAGAAGGCTCAGCTTGTAGTTATTGCCCACGATGTAGACCCCATTGAG ctgGTGGTCTTCTTGCCAGCCCTGTGCCGCAAGATGGGAGTGCCATACTGCATCATCAAGGGCAAAGCCAGACTGGGGCGCCTGGTACACAGGAAAACGTGTACATCTATTGCTTTCACCCAAGTTAACCC GGAGGATAAGGGAGCCCTTGCAAAGCTGGTGGAGGCTGTCAAGACCAATTACAATGACAGATATGATGAG atCCGGCGTCACTGGGGTGGTAATGTCTTGGGTCCGAAATCAGTGGCTCGCATTGCTAAGcttgaaaaagcaaaagctaaaGAACTGGCTACTAAGCTAGGTTAA